A genomic region of Actinomycetota bacterium contains the following coding sequences:
- a CDS encoding phosphoketolase family protein yields the protein MASLVTAPLNTQELAGIDAWWRAANYLSVGQIYLLDNPLLAEPLRPEHVKPRLLGHWGTTPGLTFVYAHLNRVIRAGDLDMIYVCGPGHGGPAMVASTWLEGSYSEIYPDVSLDGRGMARLFRQFSFPGGVPSHAAPETPGSLHEGGELGYALSHAYGAAFDNPDLVVACVIGDGEAETGALATSWHSNKFLDPATDGAVLPILHLNGWKIANPAVLDRIGDDDLTRLLEGYGHKPYFVSGDEPEAMHQAMAQALDAALADIREAQGRARAGHGGGRPRWPVIVLRSPKGWTGPAEVDGVAVEGTWRSHQVPLAKVRTDASQLRLLEKWMRSYRPEELFDAEGRPVAAVMGQAPSGPRRMGSNPHANGGGLLRELDLPDVEWYTVEVGTPGATKSEPTRALGAMLRDVFRLNERSRNFRLVGPDETESNRLGAVYEATAKAWTAEVRPEDVNLAAGGRVMEMLSEHTCQGWLEGYLLTGRHGLFSCYEAFIHIIGSMFNQHAKWLKVTRELEWRYPIASLNYLLTSHVWRQDHNGFSHQDPGFIDHVVNKKAEVIRVYLPPDTNTLLSVAHQCLASRNLVNVIVAGKQPCFDWLDARDAALHCARGLGIWDWASTDDDGDPDVVLACAGDVPTMETLAAADLLREHLPDLKVRVVNVVDLMRLQPESEHPHGLPDRDFDAIFTADRPVIFAFHGYPTLIHRLTYRRTNHANIHVRGYKEEGTTTTPFDMVVLNDMDRFHLVMDVINRVPGLGQRAARVYQHMLDKRTEHHAWTRRHGDDMPEVRDWAWRGRG from the coding sequence ATGGCATCTCTCGTTACCGCTCCGCTGAACACCCAGGAGCTGGCCGGTATCGACGCCTGGTGGCGGGCGGCCAACTACCTGTCGGTGGGCCAGATCTACCTGCTCGACAACCCCCTGCTCGCCGAACCCCTCCGGCCTGAGCACGTCAAGCCCCGGCTGCTGGGCCACTGGGGCACGACCCCGGGCCTCACGTTCGTCTACGCCCACCTGAACCGGGTCATCCGGGCCGGCGACCTCGACATGATCTACGTGTGCGGGCCGGGCCACGGCGGGCCCGCCATGGTGGCCTCCACGTGGCTGGAGGGCAGCTACAGCGAGATCTACCCCGATGTCAGCCTCGACGGCCGAGGCATGGCCCGGCTCTTCCGGCAGTTCTCGTTCCCGGGCGGGGTCCCGAGCCACGCCGCTCCCGAGACCCCGGGTTCGCTCCACGAAGGAGGAGAGCTCGGTTACGCCCTGTCCCACGCCTACGGTGCCGCCTTCGACAACCCCGACCTGGTCGTGGCCTGCGTGATCGGTGACGGCGAGGCCGAGACCGGGGCGCTGGCCACCAGCTGGCACTCCAACAAGTTCCTCGACCCGGCCACCGACGGGGCCGTGCTGCCCATCCTCCACCTCAACGGGTGGAAGATCGCCAACCCCGCGGTCCTCGACCGCATCGGCGACGACGACCTCACCCGCCTGCTGGAGGGCTACGGCCACAAGCCTTACTTCGTCTCGGGCGACGAGCCCGAGGCCATGCACCAGGCCATGGCCCAGGCCCTCGACGCCGCCTTGGCCGACATCCGCGAGGCCCAGGGGCGGGCCCGGGCCGGCCATGGCGGCGGGCGGCCGCGGTGGCCGGTCATCGTCCTGCGCTCGCCCAAGGGTTGGACGGGCCCGGCCGAGGTCGACGGGGTCGCGGTAGAGGGGACGTGGCGCTCCCACCAGGTGCCGCTGGCCAAGGTCAGGACCGACGCCAGCCAGCTCCGCCTCCTCGAGAAGTGGATGCGCAGCTACCGCCCCGAGGAGCTGTTCGACGCAGAGGGCCGGCCGGTAGCGGCCGTCATGGGCCAGGCCCCGAGCGGGCCCCGGCGCATGGGCTCGAACCCCCACGCCAACGGGGGCGGTTTGCTGCGCGAGCTCGATCTGCCCGATGTCGAGTGGTACACGGTCGAGGTGGGCACTCCCGGGGCCACCAAGTCGGAGCCGACCCGGGCCCTGGGGGCCATGCTGCGCGACGTCTTCAGGCTCAACGAACGGTCCCGCAACTTCCGCCTCGTGGGGCCGGACGAGACCGAGTCCAACCGGCTGGGGGCGGTCTACGAAGCCACGGCCAAGGCGTGGACGGCCGAGGTGAGGCCCGAGGACGTCAACCTGGCGGCCGGGGGCCGGGTCATGGAGATGCTGTCCGAGCACACCTGCCAGGGGTGGCTGGAGGGGTACCTGCTGACTGGCCGGCACGGTCTGTTCTCGTGCTACGAGGCGTTCATCCACATCATCGGCTCGATGTTCAACCAGCACGCCAAGTGGCTCAAGGTCACACGCGAGCTGGAGTGGCGCTACCCCATCGCCTCCCTCAACTACCTGCTCACCTCCCACGTCTGGCGCCAGGACCACAACGGCTTCTCCCACCAGGACCCCGGCTTCATCGACCACGTGGTCAACAAGAAGGCCGAGGTCATCCGCGTCTACCTGCCGCCCGACACCAACACGCTCCTGTCGGTGGCTCACCAGTGCCTGGCCAGCCGCAACCTCGTCAACGTCATCGTGGCCGGCAAGCAGCCGTGCTTCGACTGGCTGGACGCCCGCGACGCGGCCCTGCACTGCGCCCGGGGCCTGGGGATCTGGGACTGGGCCAGCACCGACGACGACGGCGACCCCGACGTGGTCCTGGCCTGCGCGGGTGACGTTCCCACCATGGAGACGCTGGCGGCCGCCGACCTCTTGCGTGAACACCTCCCCGACCTCAAGGTCAGGGTGGTCAACGTGGTCGACCTGATGCGGCTCCAGCCCGAGAGCGAGCACCCCCACGGCCTGCCCGACCGCGACTTCGACGCCATCTTCACGGCTGACCGTCCCGTGATCTTCGCCTTCCACGGTTACCCGACCCTCATCCACCGCCTGACCTACCGGCGCACCAACCACGCCAACATCCACGTGCGGGGCTACAAGGAGGAGGGCACGACCACGACGCCCTTCGACATGGTCGTGCTCAACGACATGGACCGCTTCCACCTGGTGATGGACGTGATCAACCGCGTCCCGGGGCTCGGCCAGCGGGCGGCGCGCGTCTACCAGCACATGCTCGACAAGCGCACCGAGCACCACGCCTGGACCCGCCGCCACGGCGACGACATGCCCGAGGTCAGGGACTGGGCGTGGCGGGGCCGCGGTTGA
- a CDS encoding tetratricopeptide repeat protein: protein MISHSALTEEQQAAVEAVAVFTGGFTAHAFRAVVAGPFDDRATLDHRLDELTASGAVVSVHEGRFDLPPGLRAEAATAMAARPDEGEEVARDRHLAWAVAFALDGAAGLEGPEQVVWLDSLEADHDNLRAALAWATRHPGIEAALTLSGALGRFWEVRGHATEGRRWLRTVLELNPEASLAAKARVANSAGLLALREGDDRSAGEHYEESLAAHWEMGDRLGCAGVMHSLGNLAFRRWDLDEASRLFGESLDIGRDLHDDRVIGASLANLGAVADVRKDRAEARRLYEEALDVWRRDGDTFNAAAALANLTELAMAEGDDATARRLGEETLAARRMLGDDEGTRSVLLNLGRVAARQGDAAAAHAYRAEARALRKKGWWLDALRRRAPGS, encoded by the coding sequence GTGATCTCCCATTCCGCGCTCACCGAGGAACAGCAGGCCGCCGTCGAGGCCGTCGCGGTGTTCACGGGCGGGTTCACGGCCCACGCCTTCCGGGCCGTGGTGGCTGGCCCGTTCGACGACCGGGCCACGCTCGACCACCGCCTCGATGAACTGACCGCCAGCGGCGCCGTGGTCAGCGTCCACGAAGGTCGGTTCGACCTGCCGCCGGGACTGCGGGCCGAGGCCGCCACCGCGATGGCGGCGCGCCCGGACGAGGGCGAAGAGGTGGCCCGTGACCGGCACCTGGCGTGGGCCGTCGCCTTTGCCCTCGACGGGGCGGCCGGCCTCGAAGGGCCCGAGCAGGTCGTGTGGCTCGACTCCCTCGAAGCCGACCACGACAACCTGCGGGCCGCCCTGGCGTGGGCCACCCGCCACCCCGGCATCGAGGCGGCCCTGACCCTGAGCGGCGCGCTGGGCCGGTTCTGGGAGGTGAGGGGCCACGCCACCGAGGGCCGCCGCTGGCTCCGCACGGTCCTGGAGCTCAACCCCGAGGCGTCGCTCGCGGCCAAGGCCCGGGTGGCCAACTCCGCGGGCCTGCTGGCCTTGCGCGAGGGCGACGACCGTTCCGCCGGGGAACACTACGAGGAGAGCCTGGCCGCCCACTGGGAGATGGGCGACCGGTTGGGGTGCGCCGGCGTGATGCACTCGCTGGGCAACCTGGCCTTCCGGCGATGGGACCTCGACGAGGCCAGCCGGCTGTTCGGTGAGAGCCTGGACATCGGCCGGGACCTGCACGACGATCGCGTCATCGGGGCCTCGCTGGCCAACCTGGGGGCGGTGGCCGATGTCCGCAAGGACCGGGCCGAGGCCCGCCGCCTGTACGAGGAGGCCCTCGACGTGTGGCGGCGCGACGGGGACACGTTCAACGCCGCGGCCGCCCTCGCCAACCTCACCGAACTGGCCATGGCCGAGGGAGACGACGCCACCGCCCGGCGCCTCGGGGAGGAGACGCTGGCCGCCCGCCGCATGCTGGGCGACGACGAGGGCACCCGGTCGGTGCTGCTCAACCTGGGCCGGGTGGCCGCCCGTCAAGGCGATGCCGCTGCGGCCCACGCCTACCGGGCCGAGGCCCGCGCCCTGCGCAAGAAGGGCTGGTGGCTCGACGCCCTCCGCCGCCGGGCCCCGGGAAGCTGA
- a CDS encoding WhiB family transcriptional regulator produces the protein MAACRGVAASVFYPDNEAGTAAALAVCRQCPVTDMCLALALRNGERHGVWGGTTERERARLRRRLTRAA, from the coding sequence ATGGCCGCGTGCCGCGGCGTGGCCGCATCGGTCTTCTACCCCGACAACGAGGCGGGCACGGCCGCCGCCCTGGCCGTTTGCCGGCAGTGCCCGGTGACCGACATGTGCCTGGCCCTGGCCCTGCGCAACGGCGAGCGCCACGGTGTGTGGGGCGGGACGACCGAACGGGAGCGAGCGCGCCTGCGCCGCCGCCTCACCCGGGCCGCCTGA
- a CDS encoding response regulator transcription factor, with protein sequence MTVRLFLVDDHQMFRAGVRAELGGSVEVVGEAGDVDEAVTGIVSSQPDVVLLDVHLPGGGGQSVIERVTTQAPDVRFLALSVSDAADDVIGVIRAGARGYVTKTISGPELAAAIDRVAEGDAVFSPRLAGFVLDAFTAPSPSADPEVDLLTSREQEVLRLIARGYPYKAVARELSISARTVETHVSSVLHKLQLSNRHELSRWAAERRLI encoded by the coding sequence GTGACGGTCCGGCTGTTCCTGGTCGACGACCACCAGATGTTCAGGGCGGGAGTACGTGCTGAGCTGGGTGGGTCGGTCGAGGTGGTGGGTGAGGCGGGCGACGTGGACGAGGCCGTGACGGGGATCGTCTCGTCGCAGCCCGACGTCGTGCTGCTCGATGTGCACCTGCCGGGCGGCGGCGGCCAGAGCGTGATCGAGAGGGTGACCACCCAGGCCCCCGACGTTCGCTTCCTGGCCCTGTCGGTGTCCGACGCGGCCGACGACGTGATCGGGGTGATCCGGGCGGGGGCGCGTGGCTACGTGACCAAGACCATCTCGGGGCCCGAACTGGCGGCCGCCATAGACCGGGTGGCCGAGGGCGACGCCGTGTTCTCCCCCCGGCTGGCCGGCTTCGTGCTCGACGCCTTCACGGCCCCGTCTCCCTCGGCCGACCCCGAGGTCGACCTGCTGACCAGCCGGGAGCAGGAGGTCCTGCGCCTGATCGCCCGGGGTTACCCCTACAAGGCCGTGGCCCGCGAGCTGTCCATCTCGGCGCGGACCGTCGAGACCCACGTGTCCTCGGTGCTGCACAAGCTCCAGCTCTCCAACCGCCACGAGCTGAGCCGCTGGGCGGCCGAACGCCGGCTCATCTGA
- a CDS encoding PspC domain-containing protein yields MSSATSARITRRPDDRLVAGVCSGVARAFDVDVWVVRAAAVALALAGGAGLIAYAAAWALMPAGPPGGQHPPRATGGARDRRGPETGEALAIGAIVLGVVLAVRATGLWFDDAVVWPVALAGAGLAVIWRQASDEQRHSLAGIVGSLDVRSRRAALARVVLGTALVVGGVSAFLAANNAFSAVREAVLASAGIVGGLALISGPWWLRLGRDLARERRQRIRSEERAELAAHLHDSVLQTLALIQRTADDPKAVVAMARKQERELRNWLYGHKPAATDGPARLGPALAAVAEEVEGLHGARIEVVTVGDCALDDRLVALVAAAREAMVNAAKWAGVGEVSVYSEVRDGEVSVFVRDWGRGFDLATVGDGHHGLRESVQARMARQGGTADVRTAPGEGTEIVLRVPRVPR; encoded by the coding sequence GTGAGCAGCGCCACCAGTGCCCGCATCACCCGGCGTCCCGACGACCGGCTGGTCGCCGGTGTCTGCAGCGGCGTCGCCCGGGCCTTCGATGTCGACGTGTGGGTCGTACGGGCCGCGGCGGTGGCACTGGCCCTGGCCGGTGGGGCCGGGCTCATCGCCTACGCCGCCGCCTGGGCCCTGATGCCGGCCGGCCCGCCCGGAGGGCAACATCCCCCGCGGGCAACGGGCGGGGCCCGAGACCGCCGGGGCCCCGAGACCGGGGAGGCCCTGGCCATCGGGGCCATCGTCCTGGGCGTCGTACTGGCGGTGCGGGCGACCGGGCTGTGGTTCGACGACGCCGTCGTATGGCCCGTGGCCCTGGCCGGGGCCGGCCTGGCCGTCATCTGGCGCCAGGCCAGCGACGAACAACGCCATTCGCTGGCCGGGATCGTGGGAAGCCTCGACGTACGCTCGCGGCGGGCGGCCCTGGCCCGCGTCGTCCTCGGGACGGCCTTGGTCGTCGGCGGGGTCAGCGCCTTCCTGGCGGCCAACAACGCCTTCTCGGCGGTCCGCGAGGCCGTCCTGGCCAGCGCCGGCATCGTGGGCGGCTTGGCCCTGATCTCGGGGCCGTGGTGGCTGCGGCTGGGCCGCGACCTGGCCCGCGAGCGCCGCCAGCGCATCCGCTCCGAGGAGCGGGCCGAGCTGGCCGCCCATCTGCACGACTCGGTCCTCCAGACGCTGGCTCTCATCCAGCGCACGGCCGACGACCCCAAGGCGGTGGTGGCCATGGCCCGCAAGCAGGAGCGCGAGCTGCGGAACTGGCTCTACGGGCACAAGCCGGCCGCCACCGACGGTCCCGCCCGCCTGGGACCGGCGCTGGCGGCCGTGGCCGAGGAGGTGGAGGGGCTGCACGGGGCCAGGATCGAGGTCGTGACCGTCGGTGACTGCGCCCTCGACGACCGGCTGGTGGCGCTGGTGGCGGCCGCCCGCGAGGCCATGGTCAACGCCGCCAAGTGGGCGGGCGTGGGTGAGGTGTCGGTCTACTCCGAGGTGCGCGACGGGGAGGTATCGGTGTTCGTGAGGGACTGGGGCCGGGGCTTCGACCTGGCCACGGTGGGCGACGGCCACCACGGCCTGCGGGAGTCCGTCCAGGCCCGCATGGCCCGCCAGGGCGGCACGGCCGATGTCCGCACCGCGCCCGGGGAGGGCACCGAGATCGTCCTGCGGGTGCCCCGGGTGCCGCGGTGA
- a CDS encoding PspC domain-containing protein — MNTTDETGSPGPRPDHGGGAGEGPGEGAGEGASSQPGGKPEGQADSKAGGQGERRLTRSRDDKVLGGLCGGLGRYFAVDPVVFRIAFVVLCFVGGTGFLLYLAGWLLVPDDRGTVEADQLVRSSGRTTALWVLGLVALLLLFDGFDGWGPDRGFPLAAFLAVAGLVWLWSRRDNPPPGPGPGPGPEPPADARPTDARPSDARPTDARATEARAVGPALSGFEPGPVAAPSVASPSGASKAGPKSVLTAVTLSVLAIIAGVLALAGASVATGLAVGLVVTGLALVIGAWRGRAGGLVPVGVLLSLALFVATVVDVPLRGGVGEREYRPAVLAEVRSPYRLGVGEMTVDLGRVSFPAASQTVVASVGIGQLTVVVPAAVQVVVTATAGFGEVVVDGQRDWRRTPTERVVLAGEDGGGRLVLHARVGVGQVEVLRAGS; from the coding sequence ATGAACACCACCGACGAGACCGGTTCCCCGGGCCCGAGGCCGGACCACGGCGGTGGGGCCGGCGAGGGGCCGGGCGAGGGTGCCGGTGAGGGGGCGAGCAGCCAGCCCGGCGGCAAGCCTGAGGGTCAGGCTGACAGCAAGGCCGGCGGCCAGGGCGAGCGCCGGCTGACCAGGTCGCGCGACGACAAGGTGCTCGGCGGGTTGTGTGGCGGCCTGGGCCGCTACTTCGCGGTGGACCCCGTCGTCTTCCGGATCGCTTTCGTGGTGCTGTGCTTCGTGGGCGGGACGGGGTTCCTGCTCTACCTGGCCGGCTGGCTCCTGGTGCCCGACGACCGCGGCACGGTGGAAGCCGACCAGTTGGTCCGCAGCTCGGGCCGCACCACCGCCCTGTGGGTGCTCGGCCTCGTGGCCCTGCTCCTGCTGTTCGACGGCTTCGACGGCTGGGGGCCGGACCGGGGGTTCCCACTGGCCGCTTTCCTGGCCGTGGCCGGCCTCGTGTGGCTGTGGTCCCGGCGCGACAACCCGCCCCCCGGCCCGGGCCCCGGGCCGGGACCGGAGCCGCCTGCGGACGCCCGTCCGACCGACGCCCGTCCGAGCGACGCCCGTCCGACCGACGCCCGTGCGACTGAGGCGCGGGCGGTTGGCCCGGCGTTGTCCGGCTTCGAGCCAGGTCCGGTCGCGGCACCATCGGTGGCGTCACCATCGGGTGCCTCCAAGGCGGGGCCGAAGTCGGTGCTCACGGCCGTCACCCTGAGTGTGCTGGCCATCATCGCCGGCGTGCTGGCCCTGGCCGGGGCGAGCGTGGCCACCGGGCTGGCTGTCGGGCTGGTCGTCACCGGGCTGGCCCTGGTGATCGGTGCCTGGCGGGGCCGGGCGGGCGGGCTCGTACCCGTCGGCGTCCTGCTGTCGCTGGCCTTGTTCGTCGCCACCGTCGTCGACGTGCCGCTGAGAGGGGGGGTCGGCGAGAGGGAGTACCGCCCGGCGGTCCTGGCCGAGGTCCGGTCCCCATACCGCCTGGGAGTGGGGGAGATGACCGTCGACCTCGGCCGGGTGTCGTTCCCCGCGGCCTCCCAGACCGTCGTCGCCTCCGTGGGCATCGGCCAGCTCACGGTGGTCGTCCCCGCGGCTGTCCAGGTGGTGGTGACGGCCACGGCCGGCTTCGGCGAGGTGGTGGTGGACGGCCAGAGAGACTGGCGCCGGACGCCGACCGAACGGGTGGTGCTGGCCGGCGAGGACGGCGGGGGCCGGCTGGTGCTGCACGCCCGGGTGGGCGTCGGGCAGGTGGAGGTTCTCCGTGCCGGCTCATGA
- the ptsP gene encoding phosphoenolpyruvate--protein phosphotransferase, which yields MSVRLAGAGVSPGVAVGPPFVVAPVAVVHDPGPQGPPATEKTRLRQALAQAAAELHTLADRVREAAGEEAEIFEAHAAFAEDPELEAQAEELIDAGQSAIAATLAAFAAFRALLAASSSEYLAARAADLDDVCARVTAILSGSRQTYDLPEEPSVLLAHELTPSETAEVPRDRIAAIVTEAGSPTSHAAILARTLGIPAVVGVANLLQLAAGVGTIAVDGRTGEVHLGPDADVLALMGERHGHEQARRAALAGARLQPGRTADGVAVELVANIAGRDDLALAVEAGAEGAGLVRTELLFQDRRTEPTVDEQASYYGEVLDAFPGHRVVFRTLDIGADKPMPFITRASEPNPALGVRGIRLSLRAPKLFENQLRALVRAHARQTGTARMAVMFPLVSRVEEVVAAREELARVADDEGVDITDVEVGVMIEVPSAALASHRIAPLVDFFSIGTNDLLQYLFAADRLSADVADLADICEPVVLELVATVVAAAGEHGAWVGVCGETASDPAVGAAFVGLGVRELSMVAGAVGEVKDLLGRHDLASLEAAAHAARLAPSAAAAREALASVLG from the coding sequence GTGAGCGTGAGGTTGGCGGGCGCGGGCGTGTCCCCGGGGGTGGCCGTGGGGCCGCCGTTCGTCGTGGCCCCGGTGGCGGTGGTCCACGACCCGGGCCCGCAAGGGCCACCAGCGACCGAGAAGACCCGCCTGCGCCAGGCCCTGGCCCAGGCGGCCGCCGAGCTGCACACCCTGGCCGACCGGGTCCGGGAGGCGGCCGGCGAAGAAGCCGAGATCTTCGAGGCCCACGCCGCCTTCGCCGAGGACCCCGAACTGGAGGCCCAGGCCGAGGAGCTGATCGATGCCGGACAGTCCGCCATCGCCGCCACGCTCGCGGCCTTCGCCGCCTTCCGGGCCCTGCTGGCCGCGTCGTCAAGTGAGTACCTGGCGGCCCGGGCCGCCGACCTCGACGACGTGTGCGCCCGCGTGACGGCCATCCTGAGCGGGTCCCGGCAGACCTACGACCTTCCCGAGGAACCATCGGTCCTCCTGGCCCACGAGCTCACCCCCTCGGAGACGGCCGAGGTGCCCCGGGACCGGATTGCAGCCATCGTCACCGAAGCGGGCTCCCCCACGTCCCACGCCGCCATCCTGGCCCGTACCCTGGGGATCCCGGCGGTGGTGGGCGTGGCCAACCTGCTCCAGCTCGCAGCCGGCGTGGGCACGATCGCCGTCGACGGCCGCACCGGCGAAGTGCACCTCGGCCCCGACGCCGACGTGCTGGCCCTGATGGGCGAGCGTCACGGCCACGAGCAGGCCCGCCGGGCGGCGCTGGCCGGGGCACGGCTCCAACCTGGCCGTACCGCCGACGGCGTGGCCGTGGAGCTGGTGGCCAACATCGCCGGGCGCGACGACCTGGCCCTGGCCGTGGAGGCCGGTGCCGAGGGGGCCGGCCTGGTGCGAACCGAGCTCCTGTTCCAGGACCGCCGGACCGAGCCGACGGTCGACGAGCAGGCGTCCTACTACGGCGAGGTGCTCGACGCCTTCCCCGGTCACCGGGTCGTGTTCCGGACCCTCGACATCGGCGCCGACAAGCCGATGCCGTTCATCACGCGGGCCTCGGAACCCAACCCGGCCCTGGGTGTGCGGGGCATCCGGCTCTCCCTGCGGGCGCCCAAGCTTTTCGAGAACCAGCTGAGGGCACTGGTGCGCGCCCACGCCCGCCAGACGGGCACGGCCCGCATGGCCGTGATGTTCCCGCTGGTGAGCCGGGTGGAGGAGGTGGTGGCTGCCCGCGAGGAACTGGCCCGGGTGGCCGACGACGAAGGGGTCGACATCACCGACGTGGAGGTCGGCGTGATGATCGAGGTCCCCTCGGCGGCCCTGGCCTCACACCGGATCGCCCCCCTGGTGGACTTCTTCTCGATCGGCACCAACGACCTGCTGCAGTACCTGTTCGCGGCCGACCGCCTGAGCGCGGACGTGGCCGACCTGGCCGACATCTGCGAGCCGGTGGTCCTCGAGCTGGTGGCCACCGTGGTGGCCGCCGCCGGCGAGCACGGCGCGTGGGTGGGCGTGTGCGGGGAGACGGCCAGCGACCCGGCGGTGGGGGCGGCCTTCGTGGGCCTTGGGGTACGTGAGCTGTCGATGGTGGCCGGGGCCGTCGGCGAGGTTAAGGACCTGTTGGGCCGCCACGACCTGGCCTCGTTGGAGGCGGCGGCCCACGCCGCCCGCCTCGCCCCCTCGGCCGCCGCCGCCCGCGAGGCCCTCGCGAGCGTCCTCGGCTGA
- a CDS encoding HPr family phosphocarrier protein: MPSQTVRLVNPTGLHARPAKVFAEAAARTGMTVKVGKAGPDGPTAMVNGRSVLSVLTLDCHHGDEVTISVESPGDGAGGDAGDAAAALAELVALVETGIGEDIGEDIGEDIGEDVGEGTAGAGGP; the protein is encoded by the coding sequence GTGCCTAGCCAGACCGTCCGTCTCGTCAACCCCACGGGCCTGCACGCCCGGCCGGCCAAGGTCTTCGCCGAGGCCGCGGCCCGCACCGGTATGACCGTGAAGGTGGGCAAGGCCGGCCCCGACGGCCCCACGGCCATGGTCAACGGCCGGTCAGTACTGTCGGTGCTCACCCTCGACTGCCACCACGGCGACGAGGTCACGATCTCGGTCGAGAGCCCCGGCGACGGGGCCGGCGGTGACGCCGGCGATGCGGCCGCCGCCCTCGCCGAACTGGTCGCCCTGGTCGAGACCGGTATCGGCGAGGACATCGGCGAAGATATCGGCGAGGACATCGGCGAAGATGTCGGCGAGGGGACTGCGGGGGCGGGGGGGCCGTGA
- a CDS encoding fructose-specific PTS transporter subunit EIIC: MKFVAVTACPTGIAHSAMAAESLEVAARAAGHEIEVEIQGAAGGPPIAAATIAAADAVIFAVDAGVRDRERFAALPAVEVRTRYAIDRGADVIDQAVAAAGASPAPAPGEAAATAEAAGGAGAGPVSPMAARAPAASGAAQFRIWLMTGVSYMLPFVVAGGILIALGFAIGGATRVTEVADWPSFGDAFTSKLLLGVLMFKIGALAFSMLVPILAGYIAFGMADRPGIAPGLVAGLIANDLGAGFLGGIVGGLLAGAIVRALMRIRVKGTLSKMMPILVYPVVGTLAVGALLVLVVGNPIADLQSALTDWLEGLQGSNAILLGLLLGSMMAFDMGGPVNKAAYAFGLASLSSGNYTVMAAVMIAGMTPPLGLALATVVRPKLFTDGERESGKAGWLLGASFITEGAIPFAAGDPLRVIPSLMVGSATAGALSMAFEAGLRAPHGGIFVLGLIDGKIGYLIAGIVGTAVTAAMVVVLKSLHREGAGSGSGAAATPASGGVLVGA; encoded by the coding sequence ATGAAGTTCGTAGCCGTAACCGCCTGCCCCACCGGCATCGCCCACTCGGCCATGGCCGCCGAGTCCTTGGAGGTGGCAGCCCGGGCCGCGGGCCACGAGATCGAAGTCGAGATCCAGGGGGCAGCCGGCGGGCCGCCCATTGCCGCGGCCACCATCGCGGCCGCCGACGCCGTGATCTTCGCGGTCGACGCCGGTGTGCGCGACCGTGAGCGCTTCGCCGCCCTGCCGGCCGTCGAGGTGCGTACCCGCTACGCCATCGACCGGGGAGCGGACGTGATCGACCAGGCGGTGGCGGCCGCCGGGGCGAGTCCCGCCCCTGCGCCCGGCGAGGCGGCTGCGACCGCCGAGGCCGCGGGTGGGGCGGGGGCCGGGCCCGTCAGCCCCATGGCAGCCAGGGCACCGGCGGCGTCGGGGGCTGCCCAGTTCAGGATCTGGCTGATGACGGGCGTGAGCTACATGCTCCCGTTCGTGGTGGCCGGCGGGATCCTGATCGCCCTCGGGTTCGCCATCGGGGGTGCCACCCGGGTCACCGAGGTCGCCGACTGGCCCAGCTTCGGCGACGCGTTCACCTCGAAGCTGCTCCTGGGCGTGCTCATGTTCAAGATCGGCGCCCTCGCCTTCAGCATGCTCGTGCCCATCCTGGCCGGCTACATCGCCTTCGGGATGGCTGACCGGCCGGGCATCGCCCCCGGCCTCGTCGCGGGCCTGATCGCCAACGACCTCGGCGCCGGCTTCCTGGGCGGCATCGTCGGCGGCCTGCTGGCCGGGGCCATCGTCAGGGCCCTCATGCGCATTAGGGTCAAAGGAACGCTGTCGAAGATGATGCCCATCCTGGTCTACCCGGTCGTGGGCACCCTGGCCGTCGGGGCCCTGCTGGTCCTCGTCGTGGGCAATCCCATCGCCGACCTCCAGTCCGCCCTGACCGACTGGTTGGAGGGGCTCCAGGGTTCCAACGCCATCCTGCTGGGCCTGCTGCTGGGATCGATGATGGCCTTCGACATGGGAGGGCCGGTCAACAAGGCGGCCTACGCCTTCGGCCTGGCCTCGCTCAGCTCGGGCAACTACACGGTGATGGCGGCCGTCATGATCGCCGGCATGACCCCGCCGCTGGGGCTGGCCCTGGCCACCGTGGTGCGGCCCAAGCTGTTCACCGACGGCGAGCGCGAGTCGGGCAAGGCGGGGTGGCTGCTGGGGGCGTCGTTCATCACCGAAGGGGCCATCCCCTTCGCGGCCGGTGACCCGCTCCGGGTCATCCCGTCGCTGATGGTGGGTTCGGCCACGGCCGGCGCTCTGTCGATGGCCTTCGAGGCCGGCCTGCGAGCGCCCCACGGCGGGATCTTCGTGCTCGGCCTCATCGACGGCAAGATCGGTTACCTGATCGCCGGTATCGTCGGAACGGCGGTGACCGCCGCCATGGTCGTCGTCCTCAAGTCGCTGCACCGGGAAGGGGCCGGGAGCGGTAGCGGGGCGGCGGCCACGCCAGCTTCGGGAGGGGTGCTCGTCGGTGCCTAG